One genomic segment of Hordeum vulgare subsp. vulgare chromosome 2H, MorexV3_pseudomolecules_assembly, whole genome shotgun sequence includes these proteins:
- the LOC123425644 gene encoding polygalacturonase inhibitor 1-like: protein MASPASFLPLLLLLLAAAAHCSPLPQRCPQADRQALLRVKQALGNPATLKTWSPASADCCTWDHLRCDEAGRVNNVFIDGADDVHGQIPSALAGLTALMSLSLFRLPGLQGSIPACLTSLSKLEFLTISHTNVSGPIPESLARLHSLDSVDLSNNKLTGSIPNSFADLPSLRSLDLRRNQLTGPIPASLVQGQFMSLVLSYNQLTGPIPRDDAQDEINTVDLSHNQLSGDASFLFSEARPIGKVDLSYNNLDFDLSKLKFPKELTYLDLSHNRIRGTVPRSLEALSTLQTLDLSYNCLCGPLPKLHGVMRHGCKPYEHNLCHRGAPLESSCHQL, encoded by the coding sequence ATGGCGTCGCCCGCCTCCTTCCTCCCGCTGCTTTTGCtcttgctcgcggcggcggcgcaTTGCTCGCCGCTGCCCCAGCGGTGCCCGCAGGCCGACCGGCAGGCGCTGCTCCGGGTGAAGCAGGCGCTGGGCAACCCGGCGACGCTGAAGACGTGGTCGCCGGCGTCGGCGGACTGCTGCAcgtgggaccacctccggtgcgaCGAGGCCGGGCGCGTGAACAACGTCTTCATCGACGGGGCCGACGACGTGCACGGCCAGATCCCGTCCGCTTTGGCCGGGCTGACGGCGCTCATGTCGCTGTCGCTGTTCCGCCTCCCGGGGCTCCAGGGCTCCATCCCGGCCTGCCTCACCTCCCTCTCCAAGCTGGAGTTCCTCACCATCTCCCACACCAACGTGTCCGGCCCCATCCCGGAGTCCCTGGCGCGGCTCCACAGCCTCGACTCCGTGGacctctccaacaacaagctgACGGGATCCATCCCCAACTCCTTCGCCGACCTGCCGAGCCTCCGGTCGCTGGACCTCCGCCGGAACCAGCTCACCGGGCCCATCCCGGCCAGCCTCGTGCAGGGGCAGTTCATGTCGCTGGTGCTCTCCTACAACCAGCTGACGGGCCCGATCCCGCGCGACGACGCGCAGGACGAGATCAACACCGTGGATCTGTCGCACAACCAGCTGAGCGGCGAcgcctccttcctcttctccgaGGCGCGGCCCATCGGCAAGGTGGACCTGTCCTACAACAACCTCGACTTCGACCTCAGCAAGCTCAAGTTCCCCAAGGAGCTCACCTACCTGGACCTCAGCCACAACCGCATCAGGGGCACCGTGCCCAGGTCGCTGGAGGCGCTGTCCACCCTGCAGACGCTGGACCTCAGCTACAACTGCCTCTGCGGCCCGCTCCCCAAGCTGCACGGCGTCATGCGGCACGGATGCAAGCCCTACGAGCACAACCTCTGCCACCGCGGGGCGCCGCTCGAGAGCAGCTGCCACCAGCTCTGA